The following nucleotide sequence is from Streptomyces sp. NBC_00239.
CATGGGAGCCACCGGAGCGACCGGCGGCGCACTGATACGCAGCCTGGCCGACAGGGCGATGCCGATGCCGGTGCCCTGTCGAGCCCTCAGTCGCGAGCCGCAGCGACTGCGCGCCCGCCTCGGCGCGGCGGCCGGCCCACTGGTCGAGGCCCATTACGCCGACGCGGCCGACCCCGCTTCCCTGCGCGCCGCGTTCAGCGGCGGCCGGCAGCTCTTCCTCACCATGGAGAACGGCCCACGGCAGATCGAATTCGAGCTGCGCGCCATCGAAGCCGCCTTGGACAGCGGCATCGAACACATCGTCAAGATCTCCTCTCCGGCCGCCGAGCCGGACTCCCCGGTCGTGATAGCCCGCGGCCACCACACCGTCGAGACCCGGCTGCGTACGGCCGGTGTCACCGCCACGGTCCTGCGTCCCTACGCGTTCATGCAGAACCTCCTGCTGCTCGGGCCGGGCGTGGCCCACGGCGGCCTGGTGGTGGGGGCGATGGGCGAGGCGCCGTGCAACTACGTCGACTGCCGGGACATCGGCGAGGTGGCGGCCGCCGTCCTCACCCGGCCCGAACTGGCCGGCGGCACGTACAGCCTGACCGGAGCCGAGACCTGCTCCTTCGGCCGGCTCGCCGAGCTGCTGAGCCGACTGCGAGGGCGTCCCGTCCGCTACCTGGACCTGCCGCCGGAGCAGCTCCGCGCCCAGCTCAGCGCCGAGCGCGGGCTGCCGGGCTGGCTGGCGGACCACGTGGTGGAGATCCAGCAGCTCGCGGTCGCCCGACCGGAGGCGCCGACCGACACCGTCGCCCGGCTGCTGGGACGCGCCCCGCGCGGGCTGGAGTCCTTCCTGACGGAACACATCGACGTGTTCCGCTGAGAGAGGCGAGGTCTGCGGCATCAGCGGCGGCAGGGTCACGGCGGGCAGGCGCCGCCGCGGCCGATGGCGATGGCGATGGCGATGGCGATGGCGATGGCGATGGCGATGGCGGTCAGATTGTTGCCGTACCAGGCCAGGGCGGCGGTCTCCAGGGTGCGGTACTCCTCCACCGGGGCCGCTGCCGACCAGGTCGCTCCGTCCGAGGAACGCAGGTGCAGTACGCCCTCGGAGTCGGGGAACAGCAGGTACAGCGTCGGCCCCGCGACCGCGAGCCGTACGTGCCGTGTCGGCCGCGGGCTCAAGGAGGCCGGACCCGCCGGCGTCGTCCGTATCCGCGCCAAGATGGCCCGCGTCGTCGAGCTCGCCACCGTCATGGGCTCCGGCAGCGTCGATCAGGCCCTCGGGCTGGCCGCGACCGCCGGGCGCTTCGCCGACGAGGACCTGCTTTCCACCCTGGGGCATATCGCGGCGAACCGACCCGATGGTGAGTTCGTACGCGCGGACGAGGCGCACTCCGTCCATCCGACATGCCCGGTCGTGAGCCTCTGCCACTGTCGCCGGGCGCGGACGGCCCCTGCGGCATTCCGCCGCGCCACGCGCGGTATTCCTGCCGCGCTCGCCGATCCCTGCGCGGGGCGCGCGGCTGCCCCGCGCCGTCGGATAGGGTCCTGAGCGCCAATGGACCCGACCGAGGAGGGCCGGTATGACCGACGGAGAGCAGCCTCTCGGCGGTGGAACGGCTGTGACCGCCGGCAGCGGGCAGAGGGACGAGCGCATACGTCGCATACGCCGGCGCCTGGAGCGGCTCATCGGCATCGCGGCGACCGAGGGCAACGCCCTGCGGCCCCTGCGCAACGGGGACGAGATCTTCGCCGCGATGCTCGATGCGATCGGCGGGGCCCGCCATACCGTCGACATGATGACGTTCGTGTACTGGCGGGGTGACATCGCCCGGCGTTTCGCCGAGGCGCTCGCCGACCGGGCGCGTGCGGGGGTGCGGGTGAGGCTGCTGCTGGACGGTTTCGGCAGCCGTCTCATAGAGCGGGAGCTGCTGGACCGGATGAGCGAGGCCGGAGTCGAGGTCGCCTGGTTCCGCAAGCCGCTCTACCTCTCCCCGCTCAAGCAGAACCACCGCTGCCACCGCAAGGTCCTCGTGGTCGACGAGCAGACGGCCTTCACCGGCGGCGTCGGCATCGCCGAGGAATGGTGCGGTGACGCCCGCAACCCCGGAGAGTGGCGCGACACGCACGTCGAGGTCCGGGGGCCCGCCGTAGACGGCATCGCCGCCGCGTTCGCCCAGAACTGGGCCGAGTGCCACACGGAGCTCTTCGATGAGCGCGACCGGTTCGTCAGCCACGAGCCCAGCGGGAGCGCCATCGTGCAGGTCGTCCGCGGATCGGCGAGCTTCGGCTGGCAGGACATGCAGACCCTGATGCGCGTGATCCTCGAATCGGCCGAGGAGCGGGTCCGTCTGGCGACCGCCTACTTCGCTCCCGACACGTACTTCATCGACCTGCTCTGTGCCACGGCCCGCCGGGGCGTGGAGGTCGAGATCCTGCTGCCCGGTCCTCACACGGACAAGCGGGTGTGTCAGCTTGCGGGACAACACCACTACGAGGCGCTGACCGACTGCGGCGTACGGATCCACCACTACCAGCCGACCATGATGCACGCGAAGATCATGACCATGGACGGCGTCGTCTCGCTGATCGGCTCCACGAACTTCAACCGCCGCTCCCTCGACCACGACGAGGAGGTGATGCTCGCCGTCATGGACGCCGAGTTCACCACCACCCTTGACGCGCACTACGACGAGGACCTCAAGGCCAGCGAGCCGATCCGCCCGGACCGCTGGAGGCGCCGCTCGCTGCTGCAGCGCGCCCGGGAGACCGCCGTACTGCCCGTCCGCCGCTACTTGTAACGGCAGGAGGCGGGGCGGGGCTGCGCCGGATCACTTCCCGGCCCGCGCGAGCACGGCGTTGAACTGCGCGCCGGCGAGCAGCGCCAGGTTGGTGAACCACAGCCACACCAGGAAAACGATGACGCCCGCCAGCGATCCGTAGAGGCGGCTGTAGGTGCCGAACTGCGTGTAGAGGGTGAAGAGCGCCGAGGCACCGAGCCACAGGAACGCCGCCAGGGCGCCGCCCGGAAACCCGCGGCGCGTTCCGCGGGCTTGAGCGGGCCCGGACCGGTACAGGATGAGGATCAGGGCCGTGACGATCACCAGGAGCACCGGCCACCTCAGGACGGCCATGGCCTCCGTGCCCGAGTAGCCGGCGGCCGCCGCGAGTCGGCGGGCCACGGGGCCGGTCGCGACGAGGCTCGCGGCGCCCGCGACGAGCAGGGCCAGCAGCACGGCGGCGGTGAGGACGAGGACGTGCGCCGCGCGCAGGGGCGGCCGCGTGTCGGGCAGCCGGTGCATCGTGTGCAGGGCGCGTCGGAAGACCGCCAGGTAGCTGGAGGCGGACCACAGTGCGCTCAGGACGCCGCTGACGAGCAGTAGCCACAGGGAGGACGGCTCCGAGGTGAGGCCGTTCAGGGCCTCGCGGAGCACCTGGGCCGACTGGGGAGGCGCGTAGGAGGTGAGGTCGCGGATCAGGCGCTCGCGGGTGCCCGCGCCGGCCAGTCCCACCAGGGAGACCGATACGAGCAGGGCGGGCACCAGCGCGAGCACCGCGTAGTAGGTGAGGGCTGCCGCGTAGTCGGCGATGTTGTCGTGCCAGAGGCGTACGGCCGTGCCGCGCAGGGCGGAGCGCGCTCGCCTCGGCAGCTCGGCGGCGCGGTGTCCCGGGGTGCTCCGGTGCGTGCGGAGAGTGTTCGATTCCACAGTGCGCTCTTGCCCGGCGTCACCGCTCTCATCCTCCGTCCGGACCCCGCTCGCGGTGCGGTCGCCTCGTCGCACCTCGCTCCACCCCTGCGGCCCGGGCCCGGGGGGCCGGAGCCGGGGCGGGCCGTGGCCTTCGCCCGCCCCCGCCATGGTCAACGGTCCCCGGTGAGCTCGGCCCCGTCGGGAGCCTCCGGGTTCGCAAGGGATCGACACCATGGACACTCTCTGAAGTCGTTCGCTGGAGGGGGCCGGGACAGCGAGAAGCCCACCCTGTATTCGTCCCGGAACCCCGCTGTCGGCATGGTGTTCGTGGGAGGCGGGGCACTTTCGTCGGCCGCGCCTGCTTCAGCCAGGCGACGTGTCAGCTGCATGAGTGCCGCACGCACCGTGCACACCGCTCGCGTTGCCGCCGGCCATCGGCCGCGCAGGGCCGAGTACCCGCGGGAGGTCATGCCGGACCTCCTCTCGCCGCGGACACCGGGATGATCCGGAAGGAACAGGCCTCTCCGTTGGAAGTGGCTTTTCGAGAGGGGCCATCACTCCAATAGTCCGATGATACGTCTTTCGCTTTAGGCATTCCTAGCCATTTCCCTCGCCCGATACGGAAGTGCATCAACCAGGAATTAGACACTCCGCCACCGCTTTATGCGACTTTGTGCGACCCGATCTTCGGCGCCACAAATCAACAATGTGCAGTTTGCCGGGGTTTTTGCGCCCTCCCCAATGTGTCGATTGCCGGGGTTTGCCCGCCGCGCTTGGAATGCGAGGGCTGCCAGGCTTTTCCGCGTTCCCGGCAATGTGTGGATTGCCGGGGTTTTTCAGCGACAGCCGTCCTTCCCATTGGGCGAGCAGGCACCACTGAGGCCGGGCACGTCGTCAGAGCTGCAGTCGGTCGTCAGCGAGTGACGTCAACCGCAAGCAAGGAGCTGCCCCGCGCGCGGAGGATGACGGGATGCGGCACGGTCCGACAGGGCCCCGGGGCAGCTCAACCGGCCCCAGGGCGACGCCGACAGACGTGCCCGCCGGCCGCATCAACGAAGCGCCTTCCCGAAGGGGCATCCCGGCGGCGTCCACGTGGAGGGACAGCACACGCTCGAAGCGTTGCTGCCGTCTCAGCTCCAGGGTGTCAACGCGCCACAGGCAGCCTGTCCCCGACGACCTCAGCGCGGCGAGAGCGGTCGCCAAGACCGCCGAGACGAGCACGATCCACAGGAGGATGCCTACCACAACTGGTCCTTTCGAAGGCTGTAGCTCCAAGGGGTCCACAGGACCGGAGCTTCGTCGACCACCGGCATAACGCATTGGCATATGCAGAGTTGCGCCCTGTCCTCCGATTGCAGTCATGTGAAGCACGTCGCCAGCCTGGGACGCGGTCCTTCTACCGACGATCAGCCAGCTGCCGTCGGCGACTGGGCAGGAGTCAGGCAGGGCGCAGCCTCGACCTGCGACGATCCGCGCGGTGGAGTGGCTACGCGGCTGCCCGGGCTGGGGAACTGTGGACGGAGCCGGCGACGGGGCTCACCCGACCAGGGGAAGACACGCATGGCGGGTCACGGCAAGAACCGGCAGCAGCGGCGGCGCACACACCGCGCCCGCTTGAGCTCCTTCACCGGCCGGCTCGCATGACACACGGCGGGGCATCCGCGTCGAATCGCGCGTAAAATGCCGCCAGTCGAACCGATGGACGGGCGGGGTGCAGGGTGCCGGTTGGGCTGGGGGTCGCATCGGTCGCAGCTCATCGCCCTCTGGACCCGCGGAACGCGGGGAGCGAAAGGAGTTGCCGCGCCGGACTTACCGGTCCGCTTGTAGAACCGATAAGACTGGGTCAACACGCAGTCGTCGACCACCATCACCCGGATGGCGCATACCCGGACCAACATCGACTGCGTTTATGGAATATGACAACAGCAAAGTTCCCCGTCTTCTTCGGCAGGACCGCAGAGAAAGTCGGAGAGGGAGGCCTCTATCACTCCGGGGCCATCCGGATCGGGAAGTGGATTTTCACTCCCGGCTCAGCCGACTCGGGCGAGAACCGCCACGCAAGGCTTGAACACGAGAGTATGGAAATCGATCTGAGCTACTCGTCCTCGGTCTTTGAGGAGTTCCTCCATAGGATGAGCGTGATCCAGGTCGAGTTCGGCAGGCGGTCGGGGAGCACTGCGCCCGCCACGGCTGCCGGCGAGTGCCCGGGTGGTAGCTCCCGTGTATGAGCCGTACGGGTACTCGGACATCCCGGATGCCCACCCCCAGCCGGCGACCTCCGCGTTCTGGGGCCAGCCGGAGCCGGGACAGCACCTCTCCGCCGGACAACCGCTCGGCGGGTCCGGCGAGGTGCCTCCCCCGCGATACCCGGCCGAGGAGTTCTCCAGCTTTCTCCAAGAGAGCGCTGCGCCCGCGCAACCGGAGCCCTTCTCCCGAGAGGCCGTGGGCGGCACCGGTGACACGGCGAGCGCCCTCGGCCTCGTCACCGGGCTGATGCACAGCCCCACCGGGCGTGCGCTGGCAGAGGCCTCCGGTGGACACCGCCGAAGCCCGTCGAAAACGCCGGTGGTGACCCTGCTCGAAACCGGCAGTTTGTTCACGGCCACGCTGGTCGCCGCCATCGCCGCTGTGGTCAGCATCCTCAGTGGTCTGGCCATCTGCGATGCTCTGCGCCACAGTGCTGGGCCCCACACGGCCCGCGCAGTGGTCAGGTGGTGGCCCCTGCTGATCTATGGCCCCTGGATGGTGGCCTCTCTGTCGATCCTCAGATCGGCCCTGCACCAGCGCCGGGCGCTCCATTCCTGGTCCATCGTTCTGCTGTTCTCCACTCTGGCCACACTTCTGTGCGTGGCCCAGGCACCCAGAACGATCGTCGCCGGAGCGGCCTCCGCCCTTCCTGCCGTCGCGGCGTTGGCCTGCTTCCAACAGCTGGTCCGCCAGATCACGCTTACCCGACCGCCTCGCCAAGTGGCGCCGCGACACCGCAACCCCATGCCCCCCGCGCCCGCGCCGCTCAGGACGAGGGCCACGGTCGGACAGCGCCCGGGCCGTGTCAGTCCCGACTACCCGACGGCAGACAACGGGCCCGTCCGCTCTCCGTCCCCCCGTCACAGATTCGGGTACGGCAGATGACGGTTCTACGGGAGCGACGGCGCCACGTGCCCAGGCCGGCTCAACGGCTCTCGGCGCGGACGAACGGTCGCGTTCACTGTTGCCGTACCAGGTGGCGGAGCGCCGTGGCACCCGAGTGGTGATCGATGTGGCACGGGGGAGGCGTGGGCCGCCTCTCGATTCCTCGATCGTCTGCCCGGCACCGGTCAGGGAGCTCCAGCGGGCGCAACTCCGCACGGGCCGGGTGGGTCGGCTTGCCGACATTCTTGGCCTCGGAGGGATCGGTCCGCCGTCCAAGCCGGGGAGCAAGGATCCTGTGCGGGCGTCCCAGTGCAAGCGGCACTGTCGGACCACGACGCGGGAGCCCGGGGCATCCCATGGGCGACGACGGCCCGGGGCGAAGGCGATAGCAGCCGCTAACTCCCTGGCCAACCCGATCCTTCCCACACGTCAAAGGGGCGCTCGTCCTGCACCTTTGAAACGAAGATCGAAAGCGATAGTCACGGGCCGTTCGCAGACTCGGCCCGACGGGGCTACCCATCCCCGCGCCCCCCGGGCGTCCGGTCGCTGCTGCACACCCAAGCGACGTGCCGAAGGGATGGTCATGCCTCGCCCCCGGCAGTGAGACCTGCGCCGGCGGCACCCCGGTGTACGTGCCGCCCAGGTGACCAGCGCCGCGGCAGCCACGGGCATCGCGCGGAAAGGACCGCACCCCGGCCGAAAGGCCCACCCACCCCGCTGCGGCCCCCTGCACCACGCGCTCCGGCGCCTCAAATCCACGTCCATCACGAGAGGTCGGCACCATGCCGTACGAATTGACCTTCGCCGAGCGAATCCAGTACAAGCGGCTCCAGGACGCCGCCTACCAGGCTGGTGAAGACGCTGTCACCAACCTCAAAGCGGCGCTCGCGCTCGCAGACCTGACCCTTCCCTCCCTGGGTAATGACGGGCCGGTAGCCGGCCACGGCTTCGTCCACCTCGGGGGGTGCAACGCGGATTTCGCCAACCGGCTCGCCGAAGTAGTCGCGGCAGGTGCCGAGGCTCTGAGGCGCCGACGGTGAAAGAAGCTCCCGTGCGCGCCCTGGCCGCCGGGGAGCGCCGCCCGCGTCCGCGGCTGGTCACGGACCGGCCCCGCGGTGCCGTAGGGTGGGGTTCACCGACGCGGGGTGGAGCAGCTCGGTAGCTCGCTGGGCTCATAACCCAGAGTTCGCAGGTTCAAATCCTGTCCCCGCTACTGCCCGGAAGGGCCCGGATCCTCAAGGATCCGGGCCCTTCCGTCGTTCCCTCGAGCATCTCAGGTGGGGCGGCGCGGTCAGCGGCTTCGACCGGGCCCCGCGCCTTCGCCGCCTTAGCCGGCCGTCGGCAGCTCAGGTGCGGCCGCCGACGGCGTCGGGCGCCCACCGACCGTGCTGTCAGACCGCGCCGTACAGCCGGAGGCGAAGGCGTATCAGGTCGGGAGGATCCGCCACGTGCTTGAGCCGGTCGAGAAGAAGGCCGATCCGGTGATCGTCTCCGTACGGAGGCGAGGCGCCACCATGTCCACTCCCCCGCCCGTCCCCGCGTCAGCCCCGGAGGCGACCGACCCGCCCGCTCCCGCCGGCGCCCCGCTGCCGTACCGGCTCCTCGGCGCGGCCGAGGCCGCCATCGTCATCACCGCGGTGGCCGTCCTCGCCGTCCTGGAGCACCCCGTCCACGCGCTCCTGACCACCCTCGCCGCCGCCACCGCCCTCCTGATCCCGCCCGGCCACGCCGGGCGCCTGCTCGCCGCCCTCAACGCGCTCAAGGGCGGCCGCCCGTGACCCGCACACCCAACCGCACCGCCCTCGGCCGCCCCCGCGCCGAACCCGTTACCCTGCGCGGCCGGCTACGCTGAGTGGTCTGGACTGACGGCGCGACGCCGGGAGTTGC
It contains:
- a CDS encoding NmrA family NAD(P)-binding protein; protein product: MGATGATGGALIRSLADRAMPMPVPCRALSREPQRLRARLGAAAGPLVEAHYADAADPASLRAAFSGGRQLFLTMENGPRQIEFELRAIEAALDSGIEHIVKISSPAAEPDSPVVIARGHHTVETRLRTAGVTATVLRPYAFMQNLLLLGPGVAHGGLVVGAMGEAPCNYVDCRDIGEVAAAVLTRPELAGGTYSLTGAETCSFGRLAELLSRLRGRPVRYLDLPPEQLRAQLSAERGLPGWLADHVVEIQQLAVARPEAPTDTVARLLGRAPRGLESFLTEHIDVFR
- a CDS encoding phospholipase D-like domain-containing protein encodes the protein MTDGEQPLGGGTAVTAGSGQRDERIRRIRRRLERLIGIAATEGNALRPLRNGDEIFAAMLDAIGGARHTVDMMTFVYWRGDIARRFAEALADRARAGVRVRLLLDGFGSRLIERELLDRMSEAGVEVAWFRKPLYLSPLKQNHRCHRKVLVVDEQTAFTGGVGIAEEWCGDARNPGEWRDTHVEVRGPAVDGIAAAFAQNWAECHTELFDERDRFVSHEPSGSAIVQVVRGSASFGWQDMQTLMRVILESAEERVRLATAYFAPDTYFIDLLCATARRGVEVEILLPGPHTDKRVCQLAGQHHYEALTDCGVRIHHYQPTMMHAKIMTMDGVVSLIGSTNFNRRSLDHDEEVMLAVMDAEFTTTLDAHYDEDLKASEPIRPDRWRRRSLLQRARETAVLPVRRYL
- a CDS encoding YihY/virulence factor BrkB family protein → MESNTLRTHRSTPGHRAAELPRRARSALRGTAVRLWHDNIADYAAALTYYAVLALVPALLVSVSLVGLAGAGTRERLIRDLTSYAPPQSAQVLREALNGLTSEPSSLWLLLVSGVLSALWSASSYLAVFRRALHTMHRLPDTRPPLRAAHVLVLTAAVLLALLVAGAASLVATGPVARRLAAAAGYSGTEAMAVLRWPVLLVIVTALILILYRSGPAQARGTRRGFPGGALAAFLWLGASALFTLYTQFGTYSRLYGSLAGVIVFLVWLWFTNLALLAGAQFNAVLARAGK